The Leptospira paudalimensis region AGGAGTAAGGACAACTGTCAAAAACCTTTACTTAACAGGTGCAGATGCATGTTCGCCAGGAGTGGCCGGTGCCCTTATGGGTGGTGTTGCAGCTTCATCAGTGGTGCTTGGTCTATCGGGTACTCTAAGACTCATGAAGGAACTTTTCCAAAAGAGCCAAGAAACCGATTGACAATTGGTTTAAGGTTTGATAGTTTGATATTAAATCAATGGGAACAAAATTCAAAGGCTCTAAAAAGGAAGTACAGGCACTCGATGCGTTTATCAAATTAAAACGTGCGTCCGAGTCCTTGTCTTCCAGACTTATATCTGAATTCACCAAATGGAATATATCGGAAAGCCAATTTGGAGTTTTGGAGACATTGTACCATTTGGGTCCCCTATGCCAAAAAGACTTGGGGGATAAAATTCTCAAAAGTACGGGCAACATCACCCTCGTCATTGATAACTTAGAAAAACGAAATTTGGTGGAACGAGTCCGTGGAGTGGAGGATAGAAGGTTTATTTCTGTCCACTTAACTGGTGAAGGAAAAAAACTAATCGAACAAATTTTCCCTGACCACGTAAAACGGATCACTTCCGAATTTGCTGTACTTTCTCCTGAAGAACAAGATGTCCTTGGTAAAATCTGCAAAAAACTCGGTAAAAAAAACGAGACTTGTCCAAAATAGTTTAGTCTCGGTAATCCATCACCAATCGAAATCCAGCTCGCCTATCTTCACTTAGGTTAGGAATCCCACCATAAGATCTGGCACTAGCCGTCGCATTTTTGGCAGAATCAGAGTAAGATCCACCTCGCACCACTTTGTATATTTTTCCAAAGGAAAAGTTTTTGATATGATGGCCTGGGTACAGTTGGTAATCACTCGATGTCCACTCCGCCGCATTCCCACACATTCCAAGTGCCCCGTAAGGACTTGCCCCTTCCGTGGATAGTTCGTAAACAGACTGTGTTTTTCCAATTTTTGATTCTCTTGTATTACAATACAAAGAATCATATTCATCACCAAATGGATATTTGGTGGCTGTGATTTGGTAACCTAAAGTTTCATCTCTGTTTGTGTATTCCACAACTCCAGGACCACGAGCAGCCTTCTCCCATTCCCATTCAGTTGGAATACGTTTACCTGCCCACGCTGCATATTTCTCTACTTCACGGTAGGTGAGATGAACCACAGGATGATCCCCTTCTCCCTCTGGATACTTGCCCGAAGTCCAATGAGGAGGTGATTTGGTATTTGTTTGTTTTAGAAAGAAATCGTATTCGGCATTCGTAACTTCATACTTATCAATATAAAAAGAGGGAATCTCTTTCAAACTGGATGCTTTTGGTTCTAAAAAATATGGGTTAAAACTATCAGCAGAAGGGTCTGTCCCTTGCCCGTATAAGAATAAACCTCTGGAAACCAAAACCATTTCCTTACGGTCTTTTGGATGAAATACAGTTTTACGAGGAGAAGTATACCTTCCTTTAAAAAAGGCATCTGGTTCTGTAAAAAAATCTTCTTCCACATAACTTGCGATATAAGCATCGGTAGTGATTTCTTTCATTTTTGAATTAAGATCTGGTTTATAATCACCAACTAACACTACTTCGATAAATTGATTATTTTTACTGATATTTTTTTCTTCCCAAATAGTATCTCTGACAATGAGCAAACCTTGTTTGATTTGTGTGAGTTTTTGGTAGACTGGAAACTCTTTGGTTTCAGCAAAAAGTGCTTTTAATTCAGGTACTGAATACTTTGAAATCTTTTGGTTTCGATAAATACGGACTTTGATCCAAAGCCTATTTTTATAAACTCCGGTCACTTCACCTTTCCAAAGTTGGACTTTCTTTTTAGTCGTTGCGAAGGGTGATTCTTCCGACGTTTCCTCTTCCGAAACAAGGGGTGTGAAGAAAAACCCCAATACGAATAGAATCATTAGTAATTTTTTCATACTGTCTTTTATCATCATCGGCCGATTTCGCCGAAACCTTTTGATTGAAATTTCCTGTGCATGTATACAATCAGTGGGAAAAGGAAATGCAAAATTGATCGAGTTTCAATACAAACGGGAAAAAGAAAACATCCTCATTTCCTTAAAAACTGATTCCACACAAATTGGAACCTTTCACAGGATTGCGACAATCATTTATGCATTAAAAATGGACATCATTTCTGGTGAACTGAGCACAGTCATTGAACAAGGAAATGAATATACGATCGATTCGTTTATTTTGCAAGCAGATGGTGGCGATACAACAAAGGTGGCATTCCAATTAGGAATGATGATGGATTCTGTTTTTTCCAAAAATGCAAAATTTGAAGAGATTCTTGAAAAATTGCAGATCCAAGAACCAGCCGTGGCGACTTTTTTTAAAGAAACTCCTGAATTCATCTTCAGCGATCTTCCAGACAAAAACCAAACATGTTTGTATTTAGAAAGTAGCGCAGGTAGAGGTTTGTTGTATTATGTTTCGCGAATCCTGATGCAAAATCAAATCAACATCTTGAGTGCAACCATTGAAACAGATATGGAAACGGGGAGAGCGAAAGATAGTTTTTATTTAACAGATGGTTCGGGGCAGATGTTCGCCTCTTCTGACTTAGCTTTAAAAATCAGAAGAGAAATCCTTGCCCCGATCCAATCAAACTCTCGTTAGAGATTAATTTTTACAAAGAACCTTAAGAGCAGTCGCTTTGTCTACTTTTGGTGCTTTCCCATTGGAAAAACGATAAGCCAAACCAGATTTTTTGTCCACTTCGGTTTTTGTCCAAAATTTATCTTCGCTTGTTTTGATTTCATTTGGTGCTGTTGCAGCAAATTTAACCAAGTCTTCTTTGGATGGAACCACGCCACCTACTGATTTACAATACGCAGCTGCTTCTGTGAATTTTTTTGAAGCAATTTTATCCACGAGAAAACCAGAGGAAACCACTTCTTTAGGAGCCTCTTCTACTTTTTTCTCAGGAGTTTCAGCCACAGGTTTTGTTTGAGCGTCAGCTGGTGCCTTTGGTGCTTCCGCTTGTGTAGTCGCTGTAGGAGCCTTTGGTTTTAGGTATTTGACATACCCTAAGTATCCGATTGCGAGGATTCCCGCTAACACTAAAAATAGATACACTCCATTTCCTGATTCCTTCGTTCCATGAGAACCTTCTGAATGGGAAACAGGAGATTGAAGGGAAGCTTGCGCTGATTCGTCATTTCCGAAAAGCGAAGCGCTTTCATTTCTTGTAGATTGTTTCTTAACCGTATTTGTTTTCTTGGCCGCTTTTTTAACAGCCTTCTTCTTAGCGGCAGATGATGATTTTTTCGTTGCCATAATGATAATCCTTATTGCCGAGACAATTCTAATTATAGTTATCTCATAAAAACAGAAAAAGCTGAAGAACTTCTTCTCAATTTTGTTTTTTTTTAAAATTTTTTTAAGTGTGTTTCCGTTTCTCCTAAGAAATCGTGATCCTAGATGAAAGAAGTTCGCATTGGTCTATTGGGTGCCGGAGTTGTCGGCACGAGTCTTCTCCAACTCTTGGACAAAAACCGAGAAAAAATCCAACGTCATTATGGAATCAACTTACAACTAACAATCATTGCTACCCGTAACCCGGCAAAACTCCAAGGTAAAACGAACATCCCTGTCACAGACGACGTACTTTCTGTTACAAAACGTTCGGATATTGATATGATTGTAGAATTGATAGGCGGTACCGACACCGCATACCAAGCTGTACGTTCTGCCCTCGAAAATGGAAAAGCAGTCATTACTGCAAACAAAGCACTCCTATCTGAGAAAGGTCGTGAACTTTATCCAATCGCCGAAAAAGCAGGAGTTGAGTTAGGGTATGAAGCTGCCGTTGCAGGATCCATTCCCATCATTCGTACATTACGAGATGGACTTGCTTCATGTGAATTTGAAGTGATCTGTGGGATTCTCAACGGAACCACAAACTTTATTCTAACCAAAATGGAACAAGAGTCTTGGGACTATGCCACAGCTCTCAAAAAAGCACAGGAACTTGGATTTGCCGAAGCAGATCCAACCTTTGATGTGGAAGGGATCGATGCTGGGCATAAAATCAGCCTGCTCGCGAGCCTAGCATTCAGAGAGTATGTTTCCTTCCAAACAGTCTCTGTAAAAGGGATTTCTGAATTACAATCCATGGACATCCAAGCAGCACTTTCCCTCGGATATAGAATCAAACTACTCGGGATCTCTAAACGAAGTTCGGCGGGAATCTTAACTAAGGTCCATCCTACTCTTGTACCACTCGACCATCCACTCGCAAATGTGATGAACGAATCCAATGCTGTGTTTTACAAAACAAAAGAAGCGGATTCTGGAATGATGACAGGTAAGGGAGCAGGTGGAATGCCAACAGCGAGTGCTGTTCTCTCAGATATCATTTACTATGCCTCACGATTAGGAAGTAAAGACATCGCAAAAGAAAACAATCTTTTCCCAGAAGGAAAACGATTTCCGGAACCTGAGAATTTAGTTCGATATTACCTACGTTTCTCTACTGTGGACAAACCAGGTGTACTTGCTGAAATTTCCCAAATTTTAGGACGTCATAATATTTCAATTGCATCCGTCCAACAGAAGGAATCCTCTTCGGAACCTGTATCTGTGATTGTTGTCACCCATGCAGCAACAGAAGGTGAATTTCAAAAATCGTTAGTGGAAATTGATATGATGAAAGACATCATCAAACAAAAAACAGTTGCGATACGGTTATTGGAGAACCTCTAAACCCATGGCAAAGTTTACCTTCCCTTCCCTCATCATTGAAACGGAATCCATCCAAATCAAAGGGGAAGTCGTGCAGGTAGTCTCCTTTGTGGGTCAAATCACGAATACCAATGCATATGAAATCAACCGAAGTATCTCTTCTGTTTTTGAAGATGGGATTTACCAAATCATTTTAGATTTGAGTCAATTGGAATACATCAATAGCATTGGTGTAGCAACCCTCATCAGTATCATTAAAACTGTTGAAACACAAAATGGAAAGATTAGAATTGGGGGCTTAAATCACTTTTTAGAAAACGTAATCCAACTGATGGATTTACCCAAAAAAGTGCAAATTTACAATACCAAAAAAGAAGCCATTCTCAATTGGATGTAACTTCCAGCTGTTTTTGTTCCTTCTTTTTCCAAATTTCATATTCAATCAAATCAAGGAGTTTTGAAAGCCCTTCCCTTGTAATGGAAGAAACTAACAAAGAACCATTTTTCTGTAAATTGCCATAAGTTTCTTCATCCAATCCATCCGCTTTATTAAAAACAACCATCCGCGGAATTTCATTTAATTGTAACGAATTGAGGATGGTATCAACTGCATCCATCTGCTCAGAGTAATTTGGATTGGTCACATCCACAACATGTAATAATAAATCCGCATCACCTAATTCCTCTAAGGTAGCTTTAAAGGCTTGGGATAAATCGGGAGGCAGGTCATGGATAAAACCTACTGTATCAGAGATGATGATCTCTCGTTCTTCAGGAAACCGAATACGCCTTGTGGTTGGGTCTAAGGTTGCAAATAATTTGTCTTCTGCAATCACTGTTGAATTCGTAAGTGCATTGAGAAGAGTCGATTTCCCTGCATTGGTGTAACCAACAATTCCTACGATCGGTATTTCATTACGGGAACGAGACTTACGATTGAGTTCCCTTCTTCGTTTTAGGTCTTTTAGTTCATTTTCCAAACGATTGATTTTTTCTTCAACTCGCCTGTTTCCAATTTCCAGTTTGGTTTCTCCAGGTCCTCTACCACCAATACCACCCGTTAGGCGACTCATGTTATCATCCAATTCAGAGAGTCGATTTTTCAGATACTTAAGTTGAGCAAGTTCCACTTGTAATTTTCCATCGCGGGACTTTGCATTTTTGGAGAAAATATCTAATATGAGTTGGGTACGATCGATGATTTTTAAATCACTAGCATCTGAGATTTTTTTCGCCTGAGAAGGTGTGAGTTCCAAATCAAAAATTAAATGTTCTATGTCTTTGTGAACAGAAGTTAAAATAATTTCTTGGAGTTTTCCTTTTCCCACAACTGTTCTGGGATCGGGATCTCTTTTTTGCATGTACGTATCTACAACGTGAATCCCTGCTGTACGACACAGTTCCTTTAATTCAGCCATGGAATGTTCAGGCGAACGTTTCATTTTTCGTACGTCATAAACTCCCACAAGGAAAGCGCGGTTTTCTTTTTGTGATTCCTTCAGGTTAGATGTTTTTTTTGTGAATTCAGATTCGAGTGCTTCTACTTCATCCGAATATCCATACTTAATTTGGCCTGGGTATTGTTTGGGAGAAAGGATCCAAGGTTCTTTGGCATCAGGGTCTGGATTGATAAAGGCCGAAAAAAAGAATTTTGGAATCCCATCTTTATCCACACATGCCGCTGTGATAGAATCAAAACGGTTGAGAACAAGGTCCATCAAGTCTTCTTGGTTTAACGGCTGTTCCTTGAGATGCGTATGGAATAAACGAAGACCACGGAGGCGTGAATGAGCAACTCGGTAACGATCTAAATGGGGAATTTCGATGGAGTGGTCGTTGCCAACAATCAGATGGGTGACATAACCCGTCCTCTCAATGAGAAGGCCAACTTGCCTTCCGATTTCAACAGAAATCTCACCAACGAGCCTTGCGAGCTCCATAGAGATGATAGAATCCTCCCGAAGTCGCCTTTCGGAGAGAGATTTTAACTTTTTTAGCTGGTTTGGCTTAAGACCAGCGAGGTTGCCGCTAATTTTACTTATAGTACGTATCCGATATTCAAAGTATGGAAGTAGGCTATCATATGTTTCAAAAGGGTCAAGACATAATTTGGAAAAGCAGTTTGTGGGTGGTCTTACTCTTTTTCATCAGTTGTTCAACTTCAAAACCCTTCCAATTAACAGATGTTTCTCCAAAGTATCGCGAATACCAAGGGAGTGATTTAGATCCACATAAAACCAAAGATGTTGTCATTCCTGTTACGAATAATCGAAAATATGATTCTTTTATTGAAGAAGCACATCGAACTATCGCATTATTAGAGTTTGGTGAAAATATTGCTTTACGTGCTGATAGCAAAAAAACCGTAGGTGAAGCAGTTGATAAAGAAATGCAAGCTGCTGCCTATTTGGAAGAAGATTTACCTAATGTGATCACTAGGTTACCTGAACTCATTCAAACAAACCAATCCCTTATCGATAGTACACCAAATGATTTTGATGGACCAACAATTGGACGAGTTTCTCGTGAATTAGGAGTTATATTAGAGTCATTACAACAATATAGTCCTAAAGCGATTGGAATTCAAAATGCAATCCGTAATCTAAGATCAGATTCCAATAATTATAACCAAGGAAGAGATATTGCTGAACCTGAAACCAAAACAGGAACAGAAGATCCTATTCTTATCAATACTGACACTCAAACTTCCAAAAAACCAGAAAAGGTAACTGTTAAAAAAGAAGATTCCTCCAATAAAATTTCTATCAAACGATTGAATCGCAAATCCAAAGTTACTGGGAAGGCGACGGAACAGATCAATGAATTGGTTAAGAAGGAAGAGGATGAAGTCCTTTCTGATGAAGAGAAAAAAGACAAAGAATATACAGAACAAATTCGAAATGGACTTGTTCAGGTATTTCGATGGGAATACTATCGTAAGCCAAAAAATCTTGAAAAAATTCTCGCAACTCATCCCATTCCAAGAGTTCGATCTGCGGCGGCCCTTGCCCTTGGCCGATTGAAAGCTGGTCGTGTTACCTTACAATCTGCAATAGATAAAGATGGTTACCAAGTTCGTCCTGCAGCATACAAAGCTCTATCTGACATTGGTGATAAACGTTCCTTAACCTATTTTATTGCAGGGACAAAAGCAGAAGACCCAGAAGTGATAGCAGTCAGCTTTGAAGGACTTGGAAAAACCAAAGATCCAGCAGGCCGTGAATTAATTTTAACACAAGGGATTGCATCTGAATACGTTGTAATTGTTTCGGGTGCTTTACGAGGTCTCGCCTATCATAAATTAGATGCTGATGTTGAAATTTTTGCTAAATTTTTAAAATCACCAGAACAAGAAATCAAAGAAGCAGCAATCGAAGCACTTGCTATACATGGAAGCCGAGAGAGTTTACGAATCTTAGAACGTGTGGCTACAGAAGAACCTACATTAACCATGATGGCGATCGATGAAATTAGCAAAAATCCTTCCCTTTCCGCAACTTTTGCTTTGATTCGATTGAATGAATCTTTAACTGATGAAAAGTTCACAAAACGGATTGGGGAAGCACTACTTCGAAGAAAAGCATTTGGAAAGTATGCGATCATCCTAATAGAAGATGATTATCTAAGATCAGAACCTAACGAAAGATCCATTCCTTTATCTTATATTAAAAATAAAGAAATTGGTCTCATCCTATCAGAAACCAAAAAAGAATTCGCTGTTCGGATTGGTGAAGACATTGTCACAGATAAATACATCCAAATGAAAATGGAATCTACTTTACCTGGAGCAAGAAGTGCATTCGTCACTGGCTGGGTATTTTATCCAAAAATTGATATCATAGAAGTAAAACAATTAGGCAGTGATGGAAATTCAGGAAAGTATTCTCAGTTAAAAAAAGGAAAACACAAAAACTTGTTTAATCCAATTGAGGAAATTAAAGTTCCTAGAAAGGAGTAGATTTACCCTTTGAGAGAATGGTGGGAACCCATTCCACCGTTCCTTGTTTGAGTGGAACCTTTGGGATCATCCAATGTAATCCACAAAACCAAGATAAAAAAATAGAAGAAAAAGGCATCACTCCCGAGACATCAAATCCTGTGGATGCTATTACCATTATTCCTTTGTATCCTGATTTGTAAATTTTACGCATCATCCACAATCCAGAAGTTTGAGTTTCCATTGTGACATCAGAGATGATCATGTCGTAATCGTTGGAGTTAGTAAATAATTCCCATCCTTGTTTTGCATCAACGGCTCTATCGGAATTAATTTTTTTAGCATCCAAATATAATTTAAGATTATTCGCATAGCGGTCATTATCATCAACAATTAGTACTTTTTTCATATTTGGATCTCTGCATCTGCAAATTGACTATCATATAGTTTTTTATAAATACCATTTTGTTCGAGTAAAGAATCGTGATCCCCTTGTTCCTTGATCTCACCTTCTTCGATGACAACTATGTTTTTAATTCGCCTTACGGTCGATAATCGATGTGCAATAATAAATGTTGTACGATTTTGGAATAGTCTTTCGAGAGCTCGGCTCACCAAACGTTCCGATTCAGCATCAAGAGCACTAGTTGCTTCGTCTAAAATCATAATTTCAGCATTTCGTAATAATGCTCGAGCAATGACTAAACGTTGCCTTTGTCCACCACTCAAATCTAATCCACGTACACCAATCATGGTATCATATCCGTTTTCCATTTTGGTGATAAAATCATGTGCATTCGCCAATCGAGCAGCTCTTACCACTTCTTTTCTTGTAGCAGCTCCAGTTCCGTATGCGATGTTTTCAGCAATGGTTCCGTGGAAGAGGAAAATTTCTTGGGTCACAATTCCTATTTTTTTACGAAGTGATTTGAGGGAATATTGTTTGATATCAATCCCATCAATTTTGATCTGTCCTGCAGTTGGATCAAAAAAACGAGGAATTAAATCCATCATTGTGGATTTTCCAGAACCACTTGTTCCTACAAATGCATAGGTTTCGCCAAGTTTGATATCTAAGTTGATTCCTTTGAGAACTTCCTGGTTGGTTCCAGGATAAGAAAAATGGATATTTTCAAATTTGATTCCCTCTGTGATTTTTTCGAGAACTGTTTCATCACCATGTTCAATCACTTCTGGGTCACGATCGATGATTTCAAAAATTCGTTTCCCAGCAGAATTAGCTTGGGTGATTTTTCCTACCATTTGTGAAAGTTGAGTGAGTGGCCTCATTAAAAATAATAAAGTTAAAAGAAATGCCATAAACTCACCTTGAGTGAATTTACCTGAATAGATAAATTTGGCACCTAACGCAAAATATCCGAGAACTACAATGGATGATGTTAATTCAACAAGGCTAGGTGCCATTTGTAAGTAAAATTGACCTTTAAATGTCCTTCTATAAACTTTATAATTGATATTATCAAACTTTTTAAGGTCTTGTTTTTCTTGTCGAAAGGTACGAATGACTTTGATACCAGAAATAAACTCTTGGATATGCCCATTGAGATCTGCTATTTTCTCTTGGAATCTAGCTGTAGATGAAGAAATTTTTCTCGTGAACAAAGTAACTGGCAATATCACAACAGGAACTGTCAAACAAGCGAGGATCAAAAGATCTGAATTTAGATAAATTAAAATCACTAAATGAGTTAACACATAGAAGAAATTGATAACCGCATCACGTAAATTACTCGAAATCACAGCTGCTACAATTTCTGCATCATTGATCACACGGCTCATGATAAGCCCTGTTTTCTCTTTATAAAAATACGTGAGAGGTAATTTTTGTACCTTTTGGAATAACTCTTGCCGTATATCTCGAACCGCTTTATAACCAGCTGTGGCAATACAATAAACAGATAATAAATAGGTTCCCAATTTCAAAAGATACAGTGGAAACACTGCAATACAAACTGCCCAAACTACTTCCTTGGGTTCCATGTTTTCTGTATAAGTATTGATTTGGAGTTTGGCAGAGATGATCAATCGTTTGATTCTTTCCAATCCATCTAAACTATCTTCACCCAGTAAAACTTCCTGAACTAATATGGTTTTTTCAGGTAAAGTTAAATCCAAATGAAAACGATTGTTCTTATCACTTCCGAGTGAATCAAAAAGAGGAATGAGTGCAGTTAACGAAATTCCATTGAGTATGGCTGTTAAGAGAGCAAATACAAGTCCCAAAACAAATCTTTGTTTATAATGAACGCTATAACTCAATAATCTAAAAAAATATTTCATGAATGAACTTCCTCATAGAAGTTACGAAGCACGGTTTCCCCATATTCAGTGAGGATGGATTCAGGATGGAACTGAACCCCGAAGACCTTTCTCCATTTTCTGTGACGAATCCCCATGATCACACCATCTTTCGTTTCTGCTGTCACTTCCAATTCGTTTGGAAATTCCAGTTTTGAGACTGCCCAAGAATGGTAACGGTTAGCTAAAAACTGGTTAGGGATGTTTTTAAAAATACCATCACCATTGTGTTCGATGGGAGAAGGCCGTCCATGGTATATTTCTTTCGTTTGTTCTAATTTTGCTCCAAAGGTTTCCGCAATCGTTTGGTGGCCGAGACAAATTCCAAGAATCGGAACTTTCGGATACAAAGTAACAAAATGTGACATGAGTTTCCCAGAAGTTTTTGGTAAACCAGGTCCAGGAGAAAGAACAACTGCTTGGTATTTTTGCAACGTATCCAAAGGTAAATTTTCATCATTTCGCATTACAGTTGTTGGTGCGATTTTGGTTAAGTATTGGAATAATATGTAAGTGAAAGAGTCGTAGTTATCGATGAGTAAAAACATACTAGGATAGGAACAGTGGAACTATTTTCTAATTCCACTGATCCCAATTCCAACTTTTAAGCGTTTGGAGTTTCGATCCCAACTCCATCGTTGAGGAATTTCGAAATGATCACTCTTTGGATTTGTGAAGTTCCTTCATAAATTTGGAAAATTTTAGCATCACGCATCAATTTTTCAACTGGGTATTCTTCATTGAATCCGTAGCCACCAAAAATTTGAACTGCATCTGTTGTGACACGCATAGCCATATCAGCACAGAATACTTTTGCAATGGATGCTTGGTATGTGTTACGGAAACCATTGTCAATAAGCCAAGCCGATTGCCAACAAAGCAGTCTTCCTGCTTCAATATCACGAGCCATTTCTGCGATCATAAAACTAACACCTTGGTTCACGGAAATTGGTTTTCCGAACGCATTACGAGTGTTTGCATAACGAATGGAATGATCAAGTGCTGCTCGAGCAACACCAACAGCTCCGATCGCTACAGCTGGGCGAGTTTGGTCAAATGCACCCATTGCAATTTTGAAACCTTCCCCTTCTTTACCGATCATATTTTCTTTTGGAACTTTCACATCTTCGAAAGTAACACCGCGAGTGTCGGAACAACGTTGTCCCATATTCTTTTCTTTTTTACCAACGATGATTCCTGGAGTTTTTGCATCTACAATGAAGCCTGTCATGCCTTTGTGCCCAGCATTTGGATCTGTTTTTGCAAGAACAAAAAACCAATCTGCATGTCCTGCATTGGTGATCCACATTTTAGATCCGTTGATGATGTATTCATCTCCGACTCGTTTTGCAGTGGTACGAATTCCTGCAACGTCAGATCCTGCACCAGGCTCTGTTACTGCATATGCAGCGAGAGTAAAATTTTCGGTCATTGGTTGGATGAATTTTTTCATCACATAGTCATCAGCACCTAACAACACTGGAGCGAGTGCTAAGTTGTTTGCAAGGATTGCAGTTGCCATCCCAGAACATCCATAAAATAACTCTTCTGAGGCGATCAGTTCATCCAAAACACCAAGTCCTGCTCCACCATATTCTGCAGGGATGTGCATGTTCATGAGACCCACATCAAATGCTTTTTTCAAAATCTCTTTTGGATACTCACCTGTGTGGTCATGGTGTTCCGCTTTGGGAATCATTTCATTTTTTGCGAAATCTCTGGCTAGTTCGCGGAGGGCTTTTTGTTCATCGGTGATTGAAAAGTCGATCATGGGTTGCCTTATAGATGTTTTTTTACAGTACTTTGGAATTTTCTCTATGAGTCAAGAAACTAGGGCGACTTAAATCTGTTGAAAAATCTTTTGAATCCAAAATTCTAGCCATGGGAGACAACAATGTCAGGA contains the following coding sequences:
- a CDS encoding MarR family winged helix-turn-helix transcriptional regulator, yielding MGTKFKGSKKEVQALDAFIKLKRASESLSSRLISEFTKWNISESQFGVLETLYHLGPLCQKDLGDKILKSTGNITLVIDNLEKRNLVERVRGVEDRRFISVHLTGEGKKLIEQIFPDHVKRITSEFAVLSPEEQDVLGKICKKLGKKNETCPK
- a CDS encoding formylglycine-generating enzyme family protein codes for the protein MKKLLMILFVLGFFFTPLVSEEETSEESPFATTKKKVQLWKGEVTGVYKNRLWIKVRIYRNQKISKYSVPELKALFAETKEFPVYQKLTQIKQGLLIVRDTIWEEKNISKNNQFIEVVLVGDYKPDLNSKMKEITTDAYIASYVEEDFFTEPDAFFKGRYTSPRKTVFHPKDRKEMVLVSRGLFLYGQGTDPSADSFNPYFLEPKASSLKEIPSFYIDKYEVTNAEYDFFLKQTNTKSPPHWTSGKYPEGEGDHPVVHLTYREVEKYAAWAGKRIPTEWEWEKAARGPGVVEYTNRDETLGYQITATKYPFGDEYDSLYCNTRESKIGKTQSVYELSTEGASPYGALGMCGNAAEWTSSDYQLYPGHHIKNFSFGKIYKVVRGGSYSDSAKNATASARSYGGIPNLSEDRRAGFRLVMDYRD
- a CDS encoding homoserine dehydrogenase gives rise to the protein MKEVRIGLLGAGVVGTSLLQLLDKNREKIQRHYGINLQLTIIATRNPAKLQGKTNIPVTDDVLSVTKRSDIDMIVELIGGTDTAYQAVRSALENGKAVITANKALLSEKGRELYPIAEKAGVELGYEAAVAGSIPIIRTLRDGLASCEFEVICGILNGTTNFILTKMEQESWDYATALKKAQELGFAEADPTFDVEGIDAGHKISLLASLAFREYVSFQTVSVKGISELQSMDIQAALSLGYRIKLLGISKRSSAGILTKVHPTLVPLDHPLANVMNESNAVFYKTKEADSGMMTGKGAGGMPTASAVLSDIIYYASRLGSKDIAKENNLFPEGKRFPEPENLVRYYLRFSTVDKPGVLAEISQILGRHNISIASVQQKESSSEPVSVIVVTHAATEGEFQKSLVEIDMMKDIIKQKTVAIRLLENL
- a CDS encoding STAS domain-containing protein; translation: MAKFTFPSLIIETESIQIKGEVVQVVSFVGQITNTNAYEINRSISSVFEDGIYQIILDLSQLEYINSIGVATLISIIKTVETQNGKIRIGGLNHFLENVIQLMDLPKKVQIYNTKKEAILNWM
- the hflX gene encoding GTPase HflX — encoded protein: MELARLVGEISVEIGRQVGLLIERTGYVTHLIVGNDHSIEIPHLDRYRVAHSRLRGLRLFHTHLKEQPLNQEDLMDLVLNRFDSITAACVDKDGIPKFFFSAFINPDPDAKEPWILSPKQYPGQIKYGYSDEVEALESEFTKKTSNLKESQKENRAFLVGVYDVRKMKRSPEHSMAELKELCRTAGIHVVDTYMQKRDPDPRTVVGKGKLQEIILTSVHKDIEHLIFDLELTPSQAKKISDASDLKIIDRTQLILDIFSKNAKSRDGKLQVELAQLKYLKNRLSELDDNMSRLTGGIGGRGPGETKLEIGNRRVEEKINRLENELKDLKRRRELNRKSRSRNEIPIVGIVGYTNAGKSTLLNALTNSTVIAEDKLFATLDPTTRRIRFPEEREIIISDTVGFIHDLPPDLSQAFKATLEELGDADLLLHVVDVTNPNYSEQMDAVDTILNSLQLNEIPRMVVFNKADGLDEETYGNLQKNGSLLVSSITREGLSKLLDLIEYEIWKKKEQKQLEVTSN
- a CDS encoding HEAT repeat domain-containing protein, with the protein product MFQKGQDIIWKSSLWVVLLFFISCSTSKPFQLTDVSPKYREYQGSDLDPHKTKDVVIPVTNNRKYDSFIEEAHRTIALLEFGENIALRADSKKTVGEAVDKEMQAAAYLEEDLPNVITRLPELIQTNQSLIDSTPNDFDGPTIGRVSRELGVILESLQQYSPKAIGIQNAIRNLRSDSNNYNQGRDIAEPETKTGTEDPILINTDTQTSKKPEKVTVKKEDSSNKISIKRLNRKSKVTGKATEQINELVKKEEDEVLSDEEKKDKEYTEQIRNGLVQVFRWEYYRKPKNLEKILATHPIPRVRSAAALALGRLKAGRVTLQSAIDKDGYQVRPAAYKALSDIGDKRSLTYFIAGTKAEDPEVIAVSFEGLGKTKDPAGRELILTQGIASEYVVIVSGALRGLAYHKLDADVEIFAKFLKSPEQEIKEAAIEALAIHGSRESLRILERVATEEPTLTMMAIDEISKNPSLSATFALIRLNESLTDEKFTKRIGEALLRRKAFGKYAIILIEDDYLRSEPNERSIPLSYIKNKEIGLILSETKKEFAVRIGEDIVTDKYIQMKMESTLPGARSAFVTGWVFYPKIDIIEVKQLGSDGNSGKYSQLKKGKHKNLFNPIEEIKVPRKE
- a CDS encoding response regulator; protein product: MKKVLIVDDNDRYANNLKLYLDAKKINSDRAVDAKQGWELFTNSNDYDMIISDVTMETQTSGLWMMRKIYKSGYKGIMVIASTGFDVSGVMPFSSIFLSWFCGLHWMIPKVPLKQGTVEWVPTILSKGKSTPF